The nucleotide sequence AACCAATAATCTTCTGCAACTCTATGATGGATTCTCTAACGGCTACAAAATATCGAATGGCACAGTACGATACGTTCAGAGATCCTGAGAAATGTGAGTATCTGCGTAAGCAGATTATACAAAGTAAAAAAGAATCTCAACTAAAACTGTTAAAACTAATTGGTAGTGATGTAACTTCTCTACCTGAAAAAGAACATCTTGCAAGTAAAGTCTATTTCAAAGAATTTGCCAAAGTCATTCCTGAAAGATATGGATTTAATTCAAGAAATCAATCGTTTATCCGAACATCAAAAAACAATGCAACTGATATCATCAATGCGTTACTAAACTATGGTTATTCTGTTTTGGCAGGGGAAATCTCAAAGTTTGTCTGCGGGTTTGGATTAGATCCTTATTTTGGATTTATGCACAAATCTCATACGGGATTTCAACCGTTGGTTTATGATTTGATAGAACCATTTCGATGGCTAGTTGATTATACTGTATTCAAAATTGCAAACCATCCAAATTATCGTTATAGAATCAAACTCAAGGAATTTGTTCATACAAGGGAGGGGAATGTCGTGATGGATTCATCTTTGATCAAGAGGTTTTTGGAGATGTTAGAAAGACAGTTCCAACAGGAAAGAAAGTATGATTTTAGGCATGGAAAGAAGACTGAATCGGGTTTGAAATCAGTTCAAGAAATTACTGTTGCAAAGATTATGATTCAAAAATTATCTGATTTTTGTAGCCAATAATTTTTTATTTTTCTAAAACTTCTTCAACTGTAGAGCACTTACATTTAGAAACAAAACTATCTTCTTGAATAGCTTTTTTTAGATTTCCATCTGCAGTTACAAGGATTGCATTAGATTGTAATGTTACACCAACAAATTCAGTGTCACATTTTTTAACTCCTTCAAAATTATTTGAAATACCCTCTATTATACTCGTTTTCAATGGATCACTCATCACTCCTAAAAATCTAGGAATTATATGATTGTCTAATATCTCGTTATTGTATTTCTGTTCCACTTTTTTAGGTAATGCAAAAAACTTTTGTTGAATTTTCAAATTCATAAACTGTTTGTCTTTGTTTGAGAAAAATCCATAAAGAAATATTTTTTCTGTATCTGCATTTTTAGATTTATTGTTTGATGCTTTTTTTCCATGAATTGCATTTAAAACAACATTTTCATCAATTACATAATCAGTCATTGGGTTCACCCACATATTTAGAAAACATTTCAAAATCAGTTTCCCAAAATTCTTTTAATCCATTTTTGATTTGTCCATGTTCATTAATAGGTAAAGTCTCTATTTTTGAAACCCCTGTTTTTTCATCTTGATAAAATGAATTTACTGTGACTCTAGTGGGGTTAATTTGCTGTTTGCTTGCAATTTTTGCTAAAAATGGATAGAGCATATGCTCACTATGAGTAGTAAAAATAAGCTGTTTATTGTCTTTGTTTGAAATTTCTATCATTAATTCTACAAGTTTTGATTGAGCTTTGGGATGCAAATGGATTTCAGGCTCATCTATGGCAATTACAGAACCTGAAGGACTTCCTACCAGTATTGTAAGTAACAAGATTACTTGATTAGGACCAGTTCCTTCGTTTGCAATAGCATTAGCAAATCCATTCTTTACAAATTCCAAGGTCACTCCTTGCAGTTCAGATGAAAGAAGGTCTACATTTCTAGTACGAATCGTTTTACCCGTTAATTGATGGATAAATGAACTGATTTTACCTAGCAAATCGGTATCTTTGCTTAATTTGCTTAAAGTTACATCCATTAAAGATTCTGGACTACTTGAAAGTAAATCATCAGGTGTTCGTACCAAT is from Nitrosopumilus sp. and encodes:
- the cas1 gene encoding CRISPR-associated endonuclease Cas1, which codes for MTQKGQKNHYNVKLLRGYGVSISLKDSKIILKNGRHVITGEQESEEWFVNNMPYEKIILSGKGYVSTEALSLLSQKNRNIILIDTYGKPIIFCNSMMDSLTATKYRMAQYDTFRDPEKCEYLRKQIIQSKKESQLKLLKLIGSDVTSLPEKEHLASKVYFKEFAKVIPERYGFNSRNQSFIRTSKNNATDIINALLNYGYSVLAGEISKFVCGFGLDPYFGFMHKSHTGFQPLVYDLIEPFRWLVDYTVFKIANHPNYRYRIKLKEFVHTREGNVVMDSSLIKRFLEMLERQFQQERKYDFRHGKKTESGLKSVQEITVAKIMIQKLSDFCSQ
- a CDS encoding AAA family ATPase; the encoded protein is MYLEKIRLENFKSHVNWEIPLSQFNILIGSNSSGKSSILQALLILKTSLKQQGTNNLTYSTDSYDYGNFKDVVSFGDLTRKIRIGVEGIKTIATGIDYEGKTKADFGYYVTEGEKGISDVYLGVNVDHYDFEFSYRNQKTRINSRRGQEEKSTLECSINGLHPRIASKEGSETSTRINNIFANGEFTEQLLDEFFYIPFFRSATKYGVKLVRTPDDLLSSSPESLMDVTLSKLSKDTDLLGKISSFIHQLTGKTIRTRNVDLLSSELQGVTLEFVKNGFANAIANEGTGPNQVILLLTILVGSPSGSVIAIDEPEIHLHPKAQSKLVELMIEISNKDNKQLIFTTHSEHMLYPFLAKIASKQQINPTRVTVNSFYQDEKTGVSKIETLPINEHGQIKNGLKEFWETDFEMFSKYVGEPND